The proteins below come from a single Zea mays cultivar B73 chromosome 8, Zm-B73-REFERENCE-NAM-5.0, whole genome shotgun sequence genomic window:
- the LOC542632 gene encoding Probable glutathione S-transferase GSTU6 yields the protein MATAGGGAGHLKLLGAWPSPFVNRVRMALHLKGLEYENVEEDLTNKSDLLLASNPVHKLVPVLLHGDKPISESLVIVEYLDDAFPGAGQAVLPADPYERAVARFWAKYVDGKLHGMMVKALMGATEEERATATVDALAAMDTLEGAFAECSGGKKFFAGDAPGYLDVALGGFIGWLRAWDKVGGVKLLDAGRVPRLATWAERFAALDVAKEVIPDPDHIAEFAKVLQARSAAAATSN from the exons ATGGCCACGGCCGGCGGAGGGGCCGGGCATCTGAAGCTGCTGGGCGCGTGGCCGAGCCCCTTCGTGAACCGTGTACGCATGGCGCTGCACCTCAAGGGGCTGGAGTACGAGAACGTGGAGGAGGACCTCACCAACAAGAGCGACCTGCTCCTCGCCTCCAACCCCGTCCACAAGCTCGTTCCCGTCCTCCTCCACGGCGACAAGCCCATCTCCGAGTCACTCGTCATCGTGGAGTAcctcgacgacgccttccccggCGCTGGCCAGGCCGTCCTCCCCGCCGACCCCTATGAACGCGCCGTCGCTCGCTTCTGGGCCAAATACGTCGACGGCAAG TTGCACGGCATGATGGTGAAGGCGCTCATGGGGGCAACGGAGGAGGAgagggcgacggcgacggtggacGCGCTGGCCGCTATGGACACGCTGGAGGGCGCGTTCGCCGAGTGCTCCGGCGGGAAAAAGTTCTTCGCCGGCGACGCGCCCGGGTACCTGGACGTCGCGCTGGGAGGCTTCATCGGCTGGCTGCGCGCCTGGGACAAGGTGGGGGGCGTCAAGCTGCTGGACGCCGGCCGGGTCCCGCGCCTGGCCACGTGGGCGGAGCGCTTCGCCGCGCTCGACGTAGCCAAGGAGGTCATCCCGGACCCCGACCACATCGCCGAGTTTGCCAAGGTGCTGCAGGCACGCTCCGCGGCAGCTGCCACCAGCAACTGA